Proteins encoded together in one Argonema galeatum A003/A1 window:
- a CDS encoding ABC transporter ATP-binding protein — protein MTYLRLDGITKAFGNFIANDNINLSVSSGSIHAMLGENGAGKTTLMNILCGLYQPDTGQIYIEDKPVQIWSPNAAIKCGIGMIHQHFMLVPQLSVTENIILGTTFDLCLDLQARSRKISQMAHSYNLDVNPLAKAGDLPVGVQQRVEILKALYRKAKLLILDEPTAVLTPPEVQILFSILRQLSQDGHTIIFISHKLEEVMNLCDTVTVLRRGKVAATIKTAETNAQELARLMVGREVLFHLEKSAFSCGDVVLEVNNLQVRDERNFLVIKDVSFQLHAGEILGIAGVDGNGQRELADAIALLRPVSGGTIRRYPTPNPSPSHGEGGKKSIAYIPEDRQKMGLVMGFSIAKNLMLKVFYLLPFCRRWLLQYGIINNHAAEAMQNFDIRAENPAIKVSQLSGGNQQKVVLARELSGNPALIVAMQPTRGLDVGATEYVQQRLLAERERGAAILYISTELEEVMAMSDRIAVMYEGQFVDILDAATASLEQVGYLMTGGKLSTY, from the coding sequence ATGACTTACCTACGTCTTGATGGCATTACTAAAGCGTTTGGTAATTTTATTGCCAATGACAATATCAACTTGAGTGTCAGCAGTGGATCTATCCATGCAATGCTGGGCGAAAATGGAGCAGGCAAAACCACTTTGATGAATATTTTATGCGGACTTTATCAGCCAGATACTGGTCAAATTTACATTGAAGATAAGCCTGTCCAAATTTGGTCACCTAATGCTGCAATTAAGTGCGGAATTGGCATGATTCATCAACATTTTATGTTGGTGCCGCAATTGTCTGTGACCGAAAATATTATACTCGGAACTACGTTTGATTTGTGTTTGGATTTGCAGGCGAGGAGTAGGAAAATATCTCAAATGGCTCATTCCTACAATCTTGATGTCAATCCATTAGCAAAAGCTGGGGATTTACCCGTGGGAGTGCAGCAGAGAGTAGAGATTCTGAAAGCACTTTACCGCAAGGCAAAACTGCTGATTTTAGATGAGCCAACAGCAGTGCTGACGCCTCCCGAAGTGCAGATTCTGTTTTCTATTCTGCGCCAACTTTCTCAAGATGGACACACGATTATTTTTATCAGTCACAAGCTAGAAGAGGTGATGAATCTCTGCGATACGGTTACGGTGTTGCGGCGGGGAAAGGTGGCGGCGACGATAAAAACGGCAGAAACTAATGCTCAGGAATTGGCGCGATTGATGGTTGGCAGAGAGGTGTTATTTCATCTGGAAAAATCTGCTTTTTCGTGTGGAGATGTGGTATTGGAAGTGAATAATTTGCAGGTGCGTGATGAGCGAAATTTTCTTGTAATTAAAGATGTATCTTTTCAACTTCATGCTGGTGAAATTCTGGGAATAGCTGGTGTGGATGGGAACGGACAGCGAGAGTTGGCAGATGCGATCGCACTTTTGCGTCCTGTTTCTGGGGGAACAATTCGGAGATACCCCACCCCCAACCCCTCCCCGTCCCACGGGGAGGGGGGGAAGAAAAGTATTGCTTATATTCCAGAGGATAGGCAGAAAATGGGTTTGGTGATGGGATTTAGCATTGCCAAAAATCTGATGCTCAAAGTTTTTTATTTGCTACCCTTTTGCCGTCGCTGGTTATTACAATATGGAATAATTAATAACCATGCTGCTGAAGCCATGCAAAATTTTGATATTCGCGCCGAAAATCCAGCTATTAAAGTTAGCCAGTTGTCGGGCGGGAATCAACAAAAAGTGGTGCTTGCACGAGAACTTTCTGGGAATCCGGCTTTAATTGTGGCGATGCAACCTACACGCGGTTTAGATGTGGGTGCGACAGAATACGTGCAGCAACGGTTGTTAGCTGAAAGGGAAAGAGGTGCAGCAATTTTGTATATTTCTACTGAGTTAGAAGAAGTGATGGCAATGAGCGATCGCATTGCCGTGATGTACGAAGGTCAATTCGTTGATATACTGGATGCGGCTACTGCCTCTCTGGAACAGGTTGGTTATTTGATGACAGGTGGTAAACTTTCGACTTATTGA
- a CDS encoding PAS domain S-box protein, whose amino-acid sequence MKVLRILLLEDSLLDAELIHANLSDAGIDCELVRVETRADFVTALQKGSFDLILADYALPSFDGISALEIARTTCPELPFIFVSATLGEELAIETLKNGATDYVLKQRLWRLAPSVHRALREAKERNERVQAETALRDALQKLTFHVENSPLAVIEWNREFHVSWWSKEAERLFGWCATEVIGKHPHDWQFVFPEDVEVVNSIIDLFTAGKEKSNIAHNRNYTKNGSVIHCEWYNSVLIDESGNLVSVLSLVLDVTERKRAESERYRSEQEFKALAENSPDIIARFDRELRHVYVNPVVEKATGIPRETFIGKTNAELGFSDEINACWQERLQHIFETGRESSLEFDFPSPSGIRYYQSRVVPEFALDGSVESLLSITRDLTEYKLAESALRKSEARFRSVFESKMIAMGFWDKNGYVTDVNDAFLELIGYTRSDFIANKLHWKDITPPEYISGDRENCKDSSDFSLWGNYEKEYIRKDGSRIPILLGGVSFEDTLSGGVFFALDLTERKKLENRLRQQAEELGQANRIKDEFLAVLSHELRSPLNPILGWAKLLRTRKFDEETTARAIETIERNAKVQTQLIEDLLDVSRIMQGKISLNKSRVSLKSTIEAAIETVSLAAEAKSIQIQRAIDPNLGLVSGDPSRLQQVVWNLLSNAIKFTSEGGRVEIRLSTNFGFSTADFGLEDTALESNSVASQELPTNPKSQIPNPKSRYAQLTVSDTGKGIRSDFLPYVFDYFRQADSSTTRKHGGLGLGLAIVRRLVELHGGTVCAESPGEGLGATFTVKLPLLKETIEPRTDSPLPSPHSWASTPLKDLRVLVVDDDTDSREFLSFVLEQYGAQVTAVASASEGFEALCRLKPDVLVSDIGMPQEDGYSLIGKVRALDANEGGQTPAIALTAYARDEDHKQALSAGFQMHMAKPVEPGELAKVLARLAACTEKV is encoded by the coding sequence GTGAAAGTACTCCGTATTCTCCTGCTAGAAGACAGTCTGCTAGATGCAGAACTCATCCATGCCAATCTGAGCGATGCTGGGATTGATTGCGAGTTGGTGCGAGTAGAAACAAGGGCTGACTTTGTTACAGCATTGCAAAAAGGCTCTTTTGATTTGATTTTGGCAGATTATGCGCTGCCTTCCTTTGATGGAATTTCTGCTCTAGAAATCGCCCGCACCACTTGTCCAGAACTGCCATTTATCTTTGTTTCTGCTACGTTGGGGGAGGAATTGGCGATCGAAACCCTCAAAAATGGTGCTACGGACTACGTACTCAAGCAACGACTATGGCGACTTGCCCCGTCGGTACATCGGGCATTGCGCGAAGCAAAGGAACGGAATGAGCGCGTACAAGCAGAAACCGCATTGCGGGATGCACTCCAAAAACTAACTTTCCACGTTGAAAATTCACCGTTAGCAGTCATAGAGTGGAACCGGGAATTTCACGTATCTTGGTGGTCAAAAGAAGCAGAAAGATTGTTCGGGTGGTGTGCTACGGAAGTAATTGGCAAACACCCTCATGATTGGCAATTCGTTTTTCCTGAAGATGTCGAGGTTGTCAATAGCATAATAGATCTGTTTACTGCTGGCAAAGAAAAAAGTAATATCGCACACAACCGCAATTACACAAAAAATGGCTCTGTTATCCATTGCGAATGGTATAACTCTGTTCTCATAGATGAATCGGGCAATTTGGTATCGGTACTATCTCTAGTTCTGGATGTTACCGAGAGGAAGCGGGCGGAGTCAGAACGATATCGTAGCGAGCAAGAATTTAAAGCACTGGCTGAAAATTCACCTGACATTATTGCACGGTTCGATCGAGAATTGCGCCACGTTTACGTGAACCCGGTTGTAGAAAAAGCAACGGGAATTCCACGGGAAACGTTCATCGGCAAAACTAACGCCGAGCTAGGGTTTTCGGACGAAATAAATGCTTGCTGGCAAGAGCGGCTTCAACATATATTTGAAACAGGGCGAGAGAGTTCTTTGGAATTCGATTTTCCTTCACCAAGCGGGATTCGCTACTATCAATCTCGCGTGGTTCCTGAGTTTGCTCTGGATGGTTCGGTCGAATCCCTTCTCAGTATCACTCGCGATCTAACTGAGTACAAGCTAGCAGAGTCGGCTTTGCGAAAAAGCGAAGCGCGATTCAGAAGTGTATTTGAATCCAAGATGATCGCGATGGGTTTTTGGGATAAAAACGGTTACGTCACCGATGTCAATGATGCTTTTCTTGAGTTAATAGGATATACGCGATCGGACTTTATTGCCAATAAATTACACTGGAAAGATATCACACCACCGGAATATATTTCTGGCGATCGGGAAAACTGTAAAGATTCTTCAGATTTTAGTTTGTGGGGTAACTACGAGAAGGAATACATTCGCAAAGATGGCAGCCGCATTCCCATTTTGCTTGGTGGAGTATCTTTCGAGGATACTTTGTCAGGAGGGGTTTTCTTTGCTCTCGACTTAACTGAGCGGAAGAAATTGGAGAATCGGTTACGTCAACAGGCTGAGGAGTTGGGCCAAGCGAACCGGATTAAGGATGAGTTTTTGGCGGTATTATCTCACGAGTTGCGATCGCCCCTTAATCCGATCTTGGGTTGGGCCAAGCTACTGCGAACCCGAAAATTTGATGAAGAAACAACGGCTAGAGCAATTGAAACGATCGAACGCAATGCCAAGGTGCAAACGCAACTTATAGAAGATCTGCTGGATGTTTCGCGCATCATGCAGGGAAAAATCAGCCTGAATAAAAGTCGGGTCAGCTTAAAATCGACGATCGAAGCAGCGATCGAAACTGTCAGCCTAGCCGCTGAAGCTAAGTCAATCCAGATTCAGCGTGCGATCGATCCCAACCTTGGCCTAGTTTCGGGCGATCCTAGCCGCTTACAGCAAGTAGTATGGAATTTGCTCTCCAACGCAATTAAGTTTACCTCCGAAGGGGGTAGGGTCGAGATTCGATTGTCAACCAATTTTGGATTTTCGACTGCCGATTTTGGATTGGAAGATACTGCATTAGAATCAAATAGTGTCGCATCACAGGAACTTCCGACAAATCCCAAATCCCAAATCCCAAATCCCAAATCGCGATATGCCCAACTCACAGTAAGCGACACAGGTAAAGGTATTAGATCTGACTTTCTGCCTTATGTTTTTGATTACTTCCGCCAAGCCGATTCCTCAACCACCAGAAAACACGGTGGACTTGGACTTGGTTTGGCAATTGTCCGCCGTCTGGTGGAACTGCACGGTGGAACTGTCTGTGCAGAAAGCCCAGGAGAAGGACTGGGGGCAACGTTTACTGTCAAGTTGCCCCTGCTTAAAGAGACTATTGAACCTAGAACCGATTCCCCACTACCCAGTCCTCATTCCTGGGCCTCCACTCCCCTCAAGGATTTGCGAGTACTTGTAGTTGATGATGATACTGACTCCCGCGAATTTCTTAGCTTTGTGCTGGAACAGTATGGCGCTCAAGTGACGGCAGTTGCATCTGCTTCTGAAGGGTTTGAGGCACTTTGCAGGTTGAAACCAGATGTACTGGTGAGCGACATTGGAATGCCCCAAGAAGATGGTTACAGTTTGATCGGCAAAGTGAGGGCGCTGGATGCAAATGAAGGGGGACAAACCCCGGCTATTGCTCTGACGGCTTATGCTAGGGATGAAGACCACAAACAAGCTCTCTCGGCAGGCTTCCAGATGCACATGGCAAAGCCCGTTGAGCCCGGAGAATTAGCTAAAGTGCTGGCAAGGCTGGCTGCTTGTACCGAAAAAGTATAA
- a CDS encoding BMP family protein has translation MSQMYRRRQFLIYGSAAFGTSLLLKACTSNSTSTSNTTGETPAPQDAKNFKVAIVLPGIITDKAWNQVGYEGVKAVEKKLGVETAYVENVVQADQVEVLSDFARRGYKLIYAHGGQFDAAIQQVAPQFFPDTYFVGVNGTVNGKNMASLRIDHLQASYICGIIGAAMTKSNRMAYLAAQSFQATNEELRGFQLGAKSVKPDIKIIPSYTGDWNDAAKAKEATLALISSGVDVIYQWLDNASPAVLQTAAEKGVYAFGNTTDQLNVAPKAVLTSAVKRIDLAIAYLADLAVKGNLKGEIYTIGFDKPDILYVGKFGAMVPKNVEEKALQTKDAILAKKIMFEPCQENGKYTRCLKQA, from the coding sequence ATGTCTCAAATGTATCGTCGGCGTCAATTCCTCATTTACGGTTCAGCCGCTTTTGGCACCAGTCTCCTGCTGAAAGCTTGTACTAGCAATTCGACTTCTACATCAAACACCACAGGCGAGACGCCAGCGCCACAAGATGCAAAGAATTTTAAAGTAGCAATTGTGTTACCGGGAATTATCACAGATAAAGCTTGGAACCAGGTAGGCTATGAAGGCGTGAAAGCGGTTGAAAAAAAGCTGGGAGTCGAAACAGCTTACGTCGAAAACGTAGTGCAAGCAGATCAAGTAGAAGTGCTGTCAGACTTTGCGCGGCGGGGTTACAAGCTAATATATGCTCACGGGGGGCAATTTGATGCCGCAATTCAGCAGGTAGCACCGCAGTTTTTTCCTGACACTTACTTTGTGGGTGTAAATGGTACTGTGAATGGTAAAAATATGGCATCTTTGCGTATAGATCATCTGCAAGCCAGCTATATTTGCGGCATCATTGGTGCTGCAATGACAAAATCAAATCGAATGGCTTATCTGGCGGCTCAATCTTTTCAAGCAACAAATGAAGAATTGAGGGGATTCCAGTTAGGAGCTAAATCTGTCAAACCCGATATTAAGATAATTCCTAGTTACACTGGCGATTGGAATGATGCGGCTAAGGCAAAAGAAGCAACACTGGCGTTGATTTCTTCTGGTGTAGATGTGATTTATCAGTGGCTGGATAATGCTTCTCCCGCCGTGCTGCAAACTGCTGCCGAAAAGGGAGTTTATGCTTTTGGCAATACAACAGATCAGCTGAATGTGGCACCCAAGGCAGTGTTAACCAGCGCGGTAAAGCGGATTGATTTAGCTATTGCTTATCTGGCAGATTTAGCTGTTAAGGGGAATCTTAAAGGAGAAATTTATACAATTGGTTTCGATAAGCCAGATATTCTTTATGTTGGCAAATTCGGTGCGATGGTGCCAAAGAATGTAGAGGAAAAAGCATTACAAACAAAAGATGCAATTTTAGCCAAAAAAATTATGTTTGAGCCTTGCCAAGAAAATGGAAAATACACCCGATGCTTGAAGCAAGCCTAG
- a CDS encoding response regulator, translating to MELKRILLVEDSPHDVELTLAALAENHLANEVVVVRDGEEALDYLYRRGIFKLRMEGNPVVVLLDLKLPKVDGLEVLAQLKSDSVLRKVPVVMLTSSREEQDLIVSYDLGVNAYVVKPVDFHEFVSIIKEVGLFWAVVNQPPPGSLPPLVSSQQVRA from the coding sequence ATGGAATTAAAGCGAATTCTGCTAGTTGAAGACAGTCCGCACGATGTCGAGTTAACTTTGGCAGCACTGGCTGAAAATCATCTGGCAAACGAAGTAGTGGTAGTGCGCGACGGCGAAGAAGCGCTAGATTATCTTTATCGACGCGGTATTTTTAAGCTGCGGATGGAAGGCAATCCTGTTGTAGTGTTGCTCGATTTGAAATTGCCCAAAGTCGATGGACTAGAAGTTTTAGCACAATTAAAGTCTGATTCTGTTTTGAGAAAAGTTCCCGTAGTGATGCTGACTTCTTCACGGGAGGAACAAGATCTGATCGTAAGTTACGATTTAGGAGTGAATGCTTATGTGGTAAAGCCAGTAGATTTCCATGAATTTGTCAGCATTATCAAGGAAGTAGGGCTTTTCTGGGCTGTGGTAAATCAGCCGCCACCCGGTTCCTTGCCTCCCTTAGTCAGCAGTCAGCAAGTAAGAGCTTAA
- a CDS encoding DUF1877 family protein, with the protein MGIEAEFKQVSPYLLEKLKEHPDFAELFFDAQYLPESPFWQQFTINLNDPDDVVFLDEFTNLALETFNKLRENKQEEFKKQKTDISQIIEEGKAEYLDIDKTWRMIHFVLTGEDDSFVPPFLIGENNEDRLPSINAILGGTEIEHEATYGLVRYLTVDEVKQVADALSKFSYTMIRERLKLRGWKEKSFDHLFDYTYNPLVRYYQDAAEKGNAMFLYLS; encoded by the coding sequence ATGGGAATAGAAGCAGAATTCAAGCAAGTATCTCCATACCTGTTAGAGAAGCTAAAAGAACATCCAGACTTTGCCGAATTATTTTTTGATGCCCAATACTTGCCTGAATCGCCTTTCTGGCAACAATTTACTATTAATCTAAACGATCCAGATGATGTTGTTTTTCTTGATGAGTTCACAAATTTGGCGTTAGAGACATTTAATAAATTAAGAGAGAATAAGCAAGAGGAGTTTAAGAAACAAAAAACAGATATTTCTCAGATTATTGAAGAAGGCAAAGCTGAATATTTAGATATTGATAAAACCTGGCGTATGATACACTTTGTACTGACAGGAGAAGATGACTCATTCGTACCACCATTTTTGATAGGAGAAAACAATGAAGATCGTTTACCTTCAATCAATGCTATTTTAGGTGGGACAGAAATAGAACATGAGGCAACTTATGGACTTGTACGATATTTGACAGTTGATGAAGTTAAGCAAGTAGCCGACGCTTTATCAAAATTTTCCTATACAATGATTAGGGAAAGGTTAAAATTGAGAGGTTGGAAAGAGAAGAGTTTCGATCATTTATTCGATTATACTTACAATCCACTTGTGAGGTATTACCAAGATGCTGCTGAAAAGGGAAATGCGATGTTTCTCTACTTAAGTTAG
- a CDS encoding ureidoglycolate lyase, with product MSRSILLKQLQAQSIGPDSFRPYGQVIFASIDGKTYDAEDAQLNLQNGIPRIYIMRLHHQGRKFHKITRHVQCTQCLGSLEGKDWLIAVAPPNNDTDQPKLEEIAAFRIPGNCFIKLEVGTWHAGPYFDWDFVDFYNLELSNTNAIDHFTYNFLESHHLEFEIASIS from the coding sequence ATGAGCCGATCGATCTTATTAAAACAATTACAGGCTCAGTCGATCGGGCCAGACAGCTTCCGACCCTACGGACAGGTGATTTTCGCAAGCATTGATGGCAAGACTTACGATGCAGAGGACGCTCAGTTAAACCTCCAAAATGGAATTCCTCGAATTTATATTATGCGACTGCACCACCAAGGACGCAAGTTTCACAAAATTACGCGCCACGTGCAATGCACTCAATGTCTGGGTTCTCTGGAAGGGAAGGATTGGTTAATTGCGGTTGCGCCTCCTAATAATGATACTGACCAACCAAAATTAGAGGAAATTGCAGCTTTTCGCATTCCTGGTAATTGCTTTATCAAGTTAGAGGTGGGTACTTGGCACGCGGGACCATATTTCGATTGGGATTTTGTTGATTTCTACAATTTGGAACTCAGCAATACAAATGCGATCGATCATTTCACCTACAATTTTTTGGAAAGCCACCATCTAGAATTTGAAATTGCATCTATTTCATAA